The Phoenix dactylifera cultivar Barhee BC4 chromosome 12, palm_55x_up_171113_PBpolish2nd_filt_p, whole genome shotgun sequence genome includes the window GCAGATGATGCCACACCTGAAGCTCTGTATCCTTCATCTTGTGGGTGAGACCGGATAGTTCGTCCTGCAGCCTCTGAATCTCAGTTTGCAAGACATCATGAACCATTATTGAAGAAGCCAAGTCTGCCTTTAGTTGATCAATTTCCAGTTCTTTAGAGCATAGCTTCTCTCGCAGTACTCTCGTTAGCATAGTTTCTGCCATCAATTCATGTTCTAGTTGATCCTATACAAGGAGAATGAAAACATCAGGCAAAAAAGGATTTCAAGAGAAAAATCCTAGATACCATCAGTAGGGAAGGATCTTCACAGAGGCCTATTATCACGAAACTGCACACtgattttaatccacaaattagTAGAACTTTTGTTACTATcactatttatattatattccaGCTCCAACACTGAAAATTTAAGTTCTTCCTAGACACATACGTGGGCAGGTGCCATCCATCTGTATACTTTCTCCTCATATCATAGCTTCCGCCCCAGTGATGGCATGAAGAAAGAAGCAGACAATGGATCACATGTCCACACATATGCCACCAATATGTACTAGAATAATCTGTCTAGTATTTCATGCAGTAAtcacaaggctacactggacaGGCATTTCAAATATCAACTGTCCAGATTACAAAGATACTTATACAGTTCCTGATGTAATATTAAAACTGGGGATGGATTTAGAATATCAAAATTTCGATTTTGGCTGTAAAagtataaaaacataaaaagtgGATTATACCTTTGAATGCTGTGACCCGACATGTTCTGTAGTTTCTAACTGACAATCCAATGCTCGTGAACTGGACTTATCGACTAAAATTGCTGCTATTGTTTGCATACTTCTTCTAAAATTTTCACGTCCTCTCCTTAAACTCTGATATTTCATAGTGTAGTCAGCAAATGGATATCCATCAAAATCATTGTTAGCTTCTTGGTCATGTTCACACTTCTTCTGGCAATTTATAAAGCTCAATAACTCACCAGTAAGTTGATCAAAATCATGGAGCAAGGACAAGCCCTTATGCTGCAAGAAATCTACTTGGGCACAAAGCTCCTGGTCAAGCTTAACTGCGGAGAACCCATAGCCATTTCCAGTAGCATGCAGGCGATTCAAGAGGCCCATGTTCTCATGCCTCAGGGATTCCAGTTCATGCCTTAAAGTCTCTACCTCCTTCCTTAGGTTTTGTTCCACACCTGTCAATCTTAATATCTCCATCTGCAACATTCTTTCATGATCGCCTCTCTCTATTGATTGCTTTGCAATTTCATCAGTAAAGCCCTGTCTCAAACCATTAATTGTCTTATCTTGTTCAGTGCACACCCTTTGCAACTGTACAACCACTTTCTGCAATTCCTtgttctccctctctttctccttgtAGCTTCTTCTGATAAACTCCTGATCCTCTTCTGCACCATTTAAGCGTTCCTGCAACTGTGATAAGGCTTGATGGAGGTCGTGGTTCTCTGTCCTTGCTTGCTCCAAACTAGCTGTCAGATCATTTACTTgcatttcagaattcaaaatcTGATTTCTTGTATCCACCTCAAACCCTTTAAGTGAAGATATTTCCCTCTGAAGAGATACATTTTGCTCTGCCAGTTCCCTTACCCGTTCCCGAAGCCTCTGCTCATCAGATAGAAACTTTTCAAGCTTCAAGGACCAGTCACTGGACCTTCTGTCCAATTCCTTTTCTAAGCTTGATTGCAGTTCAATCTTCTCCTTTTCTAGCCTCCTAGTTCGAATGTCTTGTTCTAACTTAGCCTGTTTCAATCCCTCTTTTGCATCGGACCTCTCTGCAAGTCGGAACTTTATCTGTGATAAGAGCTCAACTGCCAAGCTTTTCCTGTTTTCACTAATATTCCTAATTGTCTGCAGCAATGCTGGTGCATTTAAACTGCAGTTCTGAAGTTCTTCCAGCTCCAAATCTTCCTCAGATAGAAGCATGACAATTTGTTCTACCTCCTTCACCTTTTTAAGTAACTCTTGGCCTATATCCCATTCCAATAGCACAGGACTTgtgaatttatcatttttattgTCCATTGAAACATTTTTGAGAAAACAATTTGGACTTTGAAAACCCAATGACTCCTCATTACAATAGTCGTTAAAATTCTCATAAGGCCGAGAGCAATCAGTAGAACAATGGTGGTCAATGTCATTTGAATGTTCTGATGAATCCTCATATATATCTTCAATTGTTGTAATAGTTTCAGAGTCATAATCTTGTGATTTCATCATAGATCTCTCATGCCATGCATGCAATGGATTCTCTGGAGTCTTTTTTGTATGCCTCTGTGGGGATGCTGGCACGAGATCATCTCTTTTCCAATCTCTTGCAGAAAGGTGGCGTCGGATATCTTTTACTTCTCTAAATGAGTAGGTTCTAAGGTTCTCTTTGCTATATGATGGTGAAGATGGCGCCGTACATTGAGCGCGTGGTGGTCTTCCTGAGCAGGGAAATGCTTTATTCTTTGCTGGACAACAATCATTTTCAGTATCAGGAAAATGGTTCTGAGAATCCTTCTGGGATTTGACATCCTGATGCTCTCCATCAACATAGTGGTCTAGAATTTTGTTTTTATCTAAAACCTGAGTTAGGCAAGCAGCCCTGCATCTTAGTGGAATTGGAGACTTGTAAGGTGAATTTCCTGATAAACACTGACAACCTTTGGATGAACAAGGAGAATCTAGTTTCTCAACAGCATGTAAATGACGAACTGCAGATCGACCACCTCTTTTAGGTGTTGTACAACCTTCTGCATTCTGAGGATTGCAGCTAAGGTAAAAAGGGGATACAGTCAGATCAAACAGTTTGAAACAAGATAAGAAATTTAACATTGGAGACACCAAATAAGGAGCATCTCCAGATGTTTAGTTATATGACTAAGAAACATTTTTAATTTGGGAGGGCAAAGTAGAATCCATCATAAGCAAGTGTACTTCATGTCTAAAGACGATCACATTTGTGAGTCCTAGTGCACAAGCACATGTACATGTCTGAGAAGGAGATAGtatttatatgcatatataaatacatacatacacacatcatatatacatatacatatatattcatatatatgtatatgtatatatatatttacatatatatacatatttatttacatatattcatacagatacatatatgtacacatatatatatgtatgtatgtgtgtgtgtgtgtgtagatatacacacacacacacacacacacacacacacacacacacacacatacatacatacatacatacatatatatatatatgtgtgtgtacatatatatatatatatatatatatatatatatatatatatgtgtgtgtacatatatatatatatatatatatatatatatatatatatatatatatatatatatatatatatatatatatatatagatagatagatagatatagatatatatgtatatatgtatatatttatatatgtgtatatatacagGTTCAGGTTCAATTTACAAATGGTGTAACTCTTATAGAGTTAATCTTTTTTGAGTTGGATAATAGGGATCCCACATAATAGTGAATTACAGCAGGAATGTACTTTTTTCGAAAAATTTGCTATCAATGAGAAGCCCATATCCAAAAAATTGCTAACAAGGTAAACATGACAGTTtaagtaattttaaattaaagttTACTTGAGCTTCCCCAGCATAATATCTAAGAATGATGAAAGTCAAGACAGCACAATCTGCAACATCACAAATCTTGCTGaggaacatattttaaaaattctaaaatgcTGGTTCCCAAGTTCTATAATAAGAGGCTAATGCCTGTCCACATAACGTCTGTTTTACATCAGAGACAAGGTGATTTTAGAAATAAGTATGTCATTTTTCCTAAAAACTGTTTTATTAAAAGCAATAAAAAGTTAATAAATCTGAAAAATGACTTCTGCAAAAATCAGAATTCTCATCCACCCATCTTCCATTTTACAGCAAAAAGAAAATGTTATCATAATTTCTtttcagaaatataaaaggcaACCAAGCTGCCCTGTATTGTTGGGTCATCATTATCATGCAACATATGTTACTAATTGAATTTTATATGTTTCAATTTTATCTGATTCTTATATAAGGGAAAGTATGAAGGCAATCAAAGAACTAAAGGTGATACAAATGCCATTTTCAGCAAATCAAAGCATTatattttataacttttaaCCTGTTGATGAAGCAACATGCATCAGCTATTATGACAAGGAaggtgaaaataaataaaatatccaaTAAAATCGCTACTCCACATCTTAGGTTAAAATTAAGGGAAAAAATTACGAGTAGGAAGTGACAGCATGCAACTGCAGTGAAAGCCAATTCTTTCCAATTTCAACATACTATGAACTATGAAGTTCTGTAGAGGCACATGCATCCGAAAACTTAGAGCAACAAAGAAAGGAAATGTTCTTTATTCTTGCAGAAGAGGACGTAGAAGAATTAGAAAACATAAGGATTTAATAAAAAAGGCATAGCAAGCAAAAATATAACAACCATAtagcatatacacatatatcaaTTAAAACTATTTATTCGTTATGAGTTATCCTTGATTATCAAAACAATTAGAGTACCATGCAAGTGACTAAGCAGCAATCTAAAGTAAATTAAGCTTAATATGGGGTTATGCCAGTCTAAGCATGATCACAAGTGCAGATGCATTGGCATCACCAGACTTCATGTTTGGGGAGTTGGCTTGATAAATTTATAGATCATGATATCCTAGCTGCTTGACAATCACAACTTATAAGTCCATTTTTCTCCTAATGAATGTAGGTGGAGCAAACGGACAGAAATGCCTTAAAAGCACTTCTACCCAAGAACATCATCATAGTGATGTAAATGTATCAGTGGTCCCTAGTCAATTCACtggggagagagaaagcatgTAAAGCTCGATAATGTAGTTATGCAGTACATATCTTATTCAACAAATGATGCGACACTAAAATAAACACATAAAAGTATCTTTGTGGGAGCTGATCTAGATATAAGAACCCTTAaccataaaaataaataatcaaattacCTGTTTAGTTAATTAAAACTAGAAATCTAAGAGTGCCTACAAGATGCAAGTGCTGTTTCATGCATGCATACAAATTGCAGTCTATAAGTTGGCCTCATCTGAAACTAAGAAAACATCCTAATAATCACAATTCAGCGCGAAAAAATGATCAAACAGAATGAAGAGAAAACCTCTAGGAACAGAAAACATATGATTCAGTAACTAATAGGTATAATACACTTACCGTGCATGGCATTCGGTGACATGACAGGGTGAACTTCCACAGCTAGATGGTGATCTGCTTAAATTGCTTAAATAACACATATTTCCTTCTCCTGTGCCACTTTGAATTGCAGAGGAAAACGAAAGGCTCCTTCTATGAAGCGAACAAGATGAAATATCACTTTCCTGGTGTTGATTCACTGGCTTAAAAGCAGAGTACTTGAGCATTTGAGAGCCATCCTGAATCTTTTCAACCACTGGAATTTTTGCACCATTCTGACATGGTGTCTCCTGATAGCTGTTGACCTTTCTGGAAGATACAGGAGCTGTAGGTGTTGGGTTTCTGTTTGCATTGCTGGATGATGAAGATCTAAAGGAAAAGAACTTCCTCATTTCTGAAACCCTGTATATTTATGCTCATGTGAGGCACAGGAAGTATCTTTCAACAGTTTCGATCAGGAGACTAGTGGAATCCTTGATCAAGAAATATATGCAAAATAAGAGTAGAAAAACCATGTGAAacccaaaaaaccaaaaaattagCTTAGAACCCATATATAAATGTTGAAATACAGGTCTTACAAGAGTTGAAGAACCTCTTTTAAACCCCACCAAGCTCAAGTAAAAAGATGGAGGCCGTGTAAGAATCACTTATCCTGGATGAGATATAAGGACATAGAAGATTGCTAGAATTGTCAGATGTCAAACAAAAGTCCTTTTGTAAGCAATCaggagaaaaatcagcaagagaGACAAAAGAAGCAGTCAAGATGTGAAAGAATCCCATCTGAGGATATGAAGAAACCCGAGTCAGTAAAATCTATAAAAACATAGTTTATGATGTAAAATATGTTCAAAACCAGAAGCAGAAACTAAATACATGTATAAAACTTAAGAAGAATCTTAAGCAAAGACTTAATAAGAATTTACTAGATGCAGCAATGATAGAAACAGGACAAACCCAGATGAGACAAAGACGAACATCCCCACCCTTTGGAACATCCAAAGGGAATAATATTATAAAAGAGTGATACAAAAGTAAAAAAAGTTTCAAACAATGGTCCTAATATAGAGTTcaacaaccttttttttttttaattcaaggGCACAGAAGAAATactaagaaagaaaaagaagaaaaatagagcttctaaaatatttttttaaaagaaacttTGGTTAATCCACATAACATGTTCTTCACATAATCAGATTACAAATAAATCAAATCTTGTTCtccaattattttttaaaaaaactcccTTTCACTATGCTCTCGTGAACCATAAAAAACTAATATTCAGaattaccaaaaaaataaaatcaagaacGAGCTACGGTACGATACTCCAACCGAAATCATTCGATTAAAATATCATCGAAATAAAATCCACGAATTCCTTAATCTAACATCTCGGGAAAAAAACCAAACAAAACGTGTGAAGAAAAAACATCCAATATACAAAACCcccaagaaaattcaaaagaatacgaattagaacttgaataaaCTCCAGAAACGACTcagaaatcaagaaaagaaaaggacctCGAAGCTTTCTCTCTTCGGCTTACCGCCCATGGACTCAAACCAAAGCCCCCCGGAAACGAAAACAAACTTAAAACCGAGGAGTTTTTGGGAATCAATAAAAGCAAACGGATTCGGAATCCCATTTATTCTCTCATTAACCACTCAGAGCAAGAAAGTTACCGTTAGCTCATTCTCCGAATCCCTCGCTTTTTTTGAATTCCAAGCTTTTaagaattcaagaaaaaaaaaaaagcttcccaATGATCGCGAAAACGTGCCGATTTGCTCGAATCGATCGAACGAATTCTTCCTTGCCTCTTTAGCtttttttgtttccttccataaatTTCTTCGtatagaaggagaaggagagagtacGGAGAGAAACGGCGGCGTTGGAGGATTTCAAGGTAGATTGTGCGGGGCGGGCGGGATGTGGGGATTTCAAGGTATATTCACAATTATACCCCTATCACGTGCCCGTTTCCTTTTTCTAAAGGCAAACGCTAAATCCGGTCCAGGACATCGCTCGATACACCGGTTCGATGCGAAAATCGGTGATTGTCCAAGAAATCGATCGGTCTGGATGCTATTCGCCCTTGAATTGTATCAATCCTTAACAGCCACATGAGCCAATGAGAGGGGCAATCTGATTTGTTACTGGTAGCAGCACTCTTttcaaaattccattatataatTAAGcggaattttattaaaatttaagtaTCTATTTACATAAGGCTTGGATGTGGTTGATCTCTCATGAATTTTAGAGAGCCTATGATGAAAATCTTTTCTTTACAAGCTTGTTTGGATGATTGCACCATGATTGCACCATAAAACCTATGGAATTCATGGGTTGGGCTATTAAAATTATTGGGTTACAGAATAAGCTAGGCCTATATTCATAAATATCTATGAATTGCTTTGGAGTGAGCCGGCCCGATTCGTGGGTTGGGCTAATATAATTAGCAAAATCATAGAATTACAAGTTGGACTATACCTATATTCATAAATATCTATGAGGTtatgaaatttgaaaagaacggTTATAAAACTGTCTTTCATTTAAGCTAATCCTTTGAAAATTTGTCTGTTGAAGAACTCAACGGACGCCTCATTTAAAACTGTCTTGAATAGGAAAATGTTAGAGACCAACTAGGTGAGGCCTATAGAAAGTCATATTGAGAAGGAGAGAAAACAGGTTCCTCTTATTTCTCATTTATTATTCTTCAGATCTTCTTTGTTTCTTCACGGTTTCACGCGAAGAAAGAGCCTTTCAAGccttgctttctttctttttctatcaTCTCTTCATCGCTCGTCAGACTATCGTGTACGAGTATACGAAAAAAAAACCCTGGCGAGTTTAAGAAAATTTGTAATACCATGCACGTCTACAAATTTAACAGTCCATTGTATCTTGAAAAGAGATCGCCAAAATTCGGTGCACGTAAGAAGGCGAACTCTTTTAAAAACAGTGACAACACATCTTCGACCGACCTATAggtactatttattttattgtggaTCGAAAGAAAATGACGTCGAAGAGCTATGCATTGGAACCGGTTGTTTCAGTTAAATTAAATTACTTGTGGATTATTTAAGTTCGTTTGAGATGATTATTCCAACAAATATCCAGCTATAGCTTTTAGAAAGATACCACATCTTCAAAAGATGATGAGTAATGCTATGAAAGGAAGCTTTTTCATGCCGCATGGCATGGGGAAATTGGTACCAAATTCAAGGATTGGTTGATTAAGACTTGCCAAATCATTCTAGTAGAAGTGAACCTGAATACCAAGAACCCGGGCCAAGCTATGCCTGTGCCTAAGTGCCTTACCCATAGTAATGTCTTTGAAGGCTCCACAAGGTCATACTCATACATGCATCCAAATAGAAAAGCTCCAATCGCCCCTTACGTCCTAAGAGATCTCTCATACTTATAAATGAGGTGCTAACCATCTACGAATCGCAGCACTTTCCTCGCCGTGTCTTTTAAAGGTGTTATTAAGGATGCTCTAACTAAAAGAATGAAGTCATGCCACTGAAATGCAGTCATCTATTCTCCTGACAAACTGCTTCGGATGCTCCAATTAGATTGGTATCAATAACAATGCGTTAGCTTACTCCTCTCATCAATCCCCAGTCTCTGAATTGCTCCTAGTTTCCCTCCACAAGAATGATTGGCGGAGGATTTACGAAACCTCTCCTGAAATGTTATGTAAATGAAAACCGAAGGCAATAACATTAGTACCCTTTAGTTAATTTACTAatatctttctttgtttttttggatTCCAAGAGATTCCCTTTCGAACTTTGTCATTTGTTTGGGATTTGTTAAAGTCCTCCGAGTGGATCTTTGATACAGTCTCATAATGTGTTGGATAATTTCTTAAATGATAAGATGGTaaatgttgctggaaattggacccgggggccgccgcgaagccggggaaggaggagctccgccacggagagggcggacggcggtgcgccggccggcggcgtcctcctggaggctgTGGAGAGTGGGGTGAGCGACGAAGAgggcgtcctgtcctgtcctacaaaaagaagccggtggccgggctccccggcaccggccctccgatgcttaagtcagagggggctagtatgtggagagagcaagcaagagatatgtggagaagatgaagagaatattaagcttaattgtgtctgtgctgtttctttttctcttccagTCCGAGTCCGGGCCCCCCATCTCTTTTTCCCcaggttttcttttatagaaggatttttgttacctgggaggtgacaggaggtttgtcctgttttgtaataattgggcacgatttggcccattaatggcgcagtggagaataaggccgaatcgGACCGGAGTCAggaagttgtcacggtcgatcagacctgttggagtggttgaaccgccggccgtggtgggcctggggtccgtggatggtaagtgcatttattaccgagtgaaccggcggtcagggagagccatacgctctgatggttcagtgatccggagatcgttttgggccgtgttcattaaatgactgagtgcatcggagacttgagggggtctcatgcattaatggcaggtcatgccaaatacctgcggagatcttatgccttgatggcttggagatagtggcaggtcgtaGTGGAGTCGCGTGTGTAGCCGCCAGACCTTTCGAGAAGGTTAggcaaggcatcggctcggcaggggtgccgagccgagctggtcgcccagaggggcgccctgtggcggggttgcttctagtaCTTCTGCTCGGGGCCCTTCGGGCGAGCGTCTTGCGCTCTTTGGTTggtttcctggtcggcgctttctggtcgattctttctagccgagcatccctacttggtcattttggttgggcgcctcttcttggcgctctctctggtcggcgctctctagccgagcaccctgcTGGTCAGCAtccttcggtcgagcgcctttctggtcaGCACTCTTTGGCTGAGCATCTTCCTGGTCGGTGcactttggccgagcgcctttccggtcggcgctctttggccgagcgcctccgtggcggtatgacttgggatttttcccccaacactactccccgacttccgagttccagttggctaccagctggagcgtgggaagtagctttagttgggtCATTACGGATTCCGAAAATTCTAATTTATTGCGCATTTTGAACTATCGAgcgcttcgaggtgcctttaataggcggcgtctctcccTTCCCGAAaagtctcattattgggacactttttgcgaagcgtcctcgcgtcgtgggctcatgatggggccgcacgatccgatggggcgcttcggcgtccgaagcgttagccctaattaaatgtgtcgttctgtcttttggaccgacacgtGCGGTCATCTCAACGGGATGCGGCTTTTCTTTTCGCCGATcagggccgttggggaggtttatataaactctcccctggccTTCTGTCCCATTCTTATCGCCTTTTTCCAGCTTTTCTTCCTTCAGCTTTTCACGGTCCGGAGTTCTATTCTCCGGCGTCTTCCCCAGGTCGTCCTTTTTTCCTTCTTAATCCCTTTCTTCCCTTACAATGGGTTCTCTCCCCAGTGAGGTCGAGTCTaccatgagcgtcctggaggtcgaaatggccgaagagtggtttttccctcttcacgggttccgcttggagcccgccaggcgaagggatcggatagtcgatcctccggtaggccgggtcGGAGTACATCTGGAatcgctctgggccggcctccgatttcctcttcacggcttcgtgaatgagttgctgacggtgtgccagttggttccggcgcaactcactccgaaCGCCTGGAGGACAGTGGTCGGTTTCCTATCGCTGTGcttactgcaggggattccgacctctgtcaacgttttccggcgactttttatctttaagtcgaatccgggagacggagagtggctgtatatcgcccttcgggcgggtcggccactttttcatggtgccccctcatccattcatggctggaaggagaaattcttcttccttagttctgcacagtcctgggggtttgaccccaggtggggaccggctcagctcaagtccatcaacaaaccccccagactttctacacgtgagcaggggatccttgacgccatccgcagcctcggggacggcatcttactgaacggcctcatatgtgaggacgctttggtgaacgtgggcttgagctcggcacgtccccACGGTAAGGGTAATTACAAAGtgtatttatttccttactgttctaatgttctaatcctttttgcctttgcagatatcgcaaagatggtaacgaaaagcgaagtcctctacgcccgcttccagaagagggcagccgagctctcgggcgagcccacTGAGCCGAGAAAGAAAcagaaggtctcggcgaccccAGCGCCCCCGGCGCCAGCAGTgaccgaggcgggtccttctcgcccTTCGCACTCTGAGGCGGGTCGGGGGGAGGGCGCGGATTCCAGGGGCTCGGGCTTCCGGGGAGCTTCGGCGGCGCGCCCATGCCCGACGCCCTTGGCGCAaattcctggtcggcaggacgctccaGTTGCCGATCAGGAGAGGAGTTCCGCAGGTCCCGCGCTTGCGCGTCCTGCTCCAGTCGTGCGGCAGTCAAATCAGCCGCTTGcccgaccccagccccctagctccgagccggggggtagtcagggagcctcggggtcggcttTGCCTAGGTCAGCCGATGCTGGCCTTTCGGGCCCATCGGGCTCGGAGGAGCGAGTGCCTCTAGCACTCAACTGGTCGGTgttcgagggcgattcagccctcgaaaaccctcgagtggcgcgcgaagtttttcgggtcgcgctgctctcGGCCGACCGGGCCCTGAtacagtccatgagctacaatgctttcatggactctacccgctgcaacgccgtccgggtaTGTAAAATTTTTCATCTGTGTAATTTGTAAAATTTTTACTCGCAGCGcctgatgtttttcttttcgtctcttttacagcatttgcacgagacggagatgctAATGCACATCACCCACGACTACCGGAAGCGGGCCTGGAGGTATCAGCGTGGGTATGACGAGGCCCAGGCGAGGTACCTGGCCGCCGAGGCGAGGTACCAGGCCTCCGAGGCCGAACGTCAGGTGCTCTAGGAAAAAGTAGGAGCATCCGAGGAAAGGGTTCGAGCTCTCACCGCCGAGCTCGACGAAGAAAAGGGCGCGCATACGTTGGCGAGGTCCGAACTGCGCGCCGCGGAAGCTCGTCTGGCTGCCGCCGAGCTGGTgctggcctcccgcgagcaggaggtggagaACGCCCGCCTTCGCcacttagagctcgagcgggGATTGAATAACCTCGAGCGGAAGGCCGCATATCAtgaggctcgggagctcgaggcCCGGGAGCAAGCTCAGAA containing:
- the LOC120112715 gene encoding MAR-binding filament-like protein 1, which translates into the protein MRKFFSFRSSSSSNANRNPTPTAPVSSRKVNSYQETPCQNGAKIPVVEKIQDGSQMLKYSAFKPVNQHQESDISSCSLHRRSLSFSSAIQSGTGEGNMCYLSNLSRSPSSCGSSPCHVTECHARCNPQNAEGCTTPKRGGRSAVRHLHAVEKLDSPCSSKGCQCLSGNSPYKSPIPLRCRAACLTQVLDKNKILDHYVDGEHQDVKSQKDSQNHFPDTENDCCPAKNKAFPCSGRPPRAQCTAPSSPSYSKENLRTYSFREVKDIRRHLSARDWKRDDLVPASPQRHTKKTPENPLHAWHERSMMKSQDYDSETITTIEDIYEDSSEHSNDIDHHCSTDCSRPYENFNDYCNEESLGFQSPNCFLKNVSMDNKNDKFTSPVLLEWDIGQELLKKVKEVEQIVMLLSEEDLELEELQNCSLNAPALLQTIRNISENRKSLAVELLSQIKFRLAERSDAKEGLKQAKLEQDIRTRRLEKEKIELQSSLEKELDRRSSDWSLKLEKFLSDEQRLRERVRELAEQNVSLQREISSLKGFEVDTRNQILNSEMQVNDLTASLEQARTENHDLHQALSQLQERLNGAEEDQEFIRRSYKEKERENKELQKVVVQLQRVCTEQDKTINGLRQGFTDEIAKQSIERGDHERMLQMEILRLTGVEQNLRKEVETLRHELESLRHENMGLLNRLHATGNGYGFSAVKLDQELCAQVDFLQHKGLSLLHDFDQLTGELLSFINCQKKCEHDQEANNDFDGYPFADYTMKYQSLRRGRENFRRSMQTIAAILVDKSSSRALDCQLETTEHVGSQHSKDQLEHELMAETMLTRVLREKLCSKELEIDQLKADLASSIMVHDVLQTEIQRLQDELSGLTHKMKDTELQMLKKDESIKQLQHDLQECTKELTATHNILRKVSEERDHMWEEVKRSREAVMLLNHEVLSLKKKIEKLEEDVLTKEGQIAILKDSLGDRPFDIICSPRSVKEFSLE